The genomic DNA TTATAGCTGGGCTTAATAGTGCAATCTGTTGGAATTGGAACGCCTGAATTCTATAAGAAGTATGGGTATAAAGAAATGGCCATTATCGAGGATGCTCCACGGGGAAATAGACATTACTACCTCAAGAAGGACTTGATTTAAATCTAATACAATTCAAAATCATGAGAATGGAGAAATCAATGAAAGTAAAGTTAACTAAACAAGATTTTTAGAATACGCAATTAAGCTGGTTATGTATCCAACCTATGCTGCTAGCTGTTCGTGGAAAGGATATCACCACAAAAACAGAAATGTATCAGCAGTTAAATGAAGGGCAGAAAGGTCTATATTTGTTTTATTCGTTTCATAATCACGCCAAGACAATCGAAGAGTTTTACTGGTTTTCAAGCTACTACATATTGGAGATTCAATCTTGGAGCGGAATAAAAAGCGGAGTTCAATATTTTAAGGATTTTGAAATGGTTGATTTGTTAGAACAAATGGAAGACCTAATTATGCAGCGAAGTGAAGACATGAACAAAGGGCAACAGGTGAGTCCAACGGATTTAGAAAAAGATAAGGGTTTATTGAATGCTGTAACAGAATATTTCGCTAAATATAACGAATTATCCGAAAAAACAATAAATCGGATGAATGAATGGATTATAGATCATCAGGAAGATTTTTTAGAAATGGATTGAGGTACTCGAGGGAATTCAAAATGGTGTATGTAATACTGGAGGGCTCTATTATGAATTTGAATGAGATTGTAGAAACTTATAATTGTAAGCGTAAAGCTTTTATACTTATTGGGTTTAGTGGCCAGAGCATGGAGGAAGAGAAACATCTGTTTAGAAAACTTAACGAACGAATGAATGAAATAACTAATTCAACAAATAAGCTTCAATATCTTGTAGTGTCCGGTAAATATCCAACGCCCTTCGTTGGAGCTGAAGTCACGGACTCACAGAATGTCCCTGAAGGGATGAATGCTTTAACTATACCGGCAGAAGAATATGTCGCATTCAAATTTAAGAAAGAGCATGTTGGTGATTTCTGGGAGAACGTATGTACAATCGATAATCAAGAAAGATATCAAATTGATCTTTCTAAACCTAGATTTGAGATATTTAAGCCTGATCAACAAAATACTGAACTTCTTGAGTGGTTTATACCCACAAACACAAATAGCATAATTAGAGACTAACATTAAGGACGAGGGATAAATCAATGAAGCATAGATATTACATCCTATTTCCGATTTTTCAATTATGTCTCGTAATCACATCAACATTAATTGATCAAAGTATTGATAAGGGACATGGCGAAGGAAATAGTCAAATCATCGCAAATCTATTATCTAATGTTGAATTTATTGTCAAACAATTATTTAAATACGATGACATTGTGAATTATAACTTTAGATTAAATACTGCAATTTTAGGGATTTTGATATGGTTTCTTATAGGATTATTATTGAATATTTTTATTAAGAAATGGAGTAGACGTTAGGAAGTAAATGTTAAGAGTAAATTAATACAACTATATTGTCGCGTAGGGTTAAGCATCAAGCACCATCCAAATGATTTGCCTGGATACAAAAAAGCATGGGCTTATTGGAAACAGATATGTGAATCTAATTGATCCAATTTGTATATGATTAAAACTGGAGGTATTTCATTTATGCAACATTCACTAACTCAAGACAAAGTTGAATTAATCGAAAGTCCGAATCAGATTACATGTTAGATAGAATGAAAGCGATTCAAGAAAGACCTGGTAATCCTGAAGGTGTAGAGATCAAACATTTTGGCAGTGCAATTGCACTGTATAGCGAGACTATGCCTTGGCCAGCATTTAATACGGTTAAAGGCATAAGTGCTGATGATATTGAGCTGCTCGATGATATTATTGATTTCTATAGATCTAGAAAACGAAAGATGCAGTTTGAAATTGTATCATCACGGGTCAATCAAGGTCTGCTGCAAGGACTTGCCCAAAGAGGATTGTATCAGTCCGGGTTTCATACTTCGCTATATTACCCTATAGAAGATTGGCATGAAAATTGGTTATGTAAGAACAACTTGGACAGAGCAACCATAAATAAAGGGAGGCAAGCATGAACCTAACCGTAGCTATAAATGCATACTTGACGTAAATAGATAAAATAAATATAATAACTTACATAAAGTAATTAACTATTATCCGGTTAATTAAATTTTTTCGTTTGAAGCTATGATAGGCAAATGAACTGATTTATGTTCATCACATGTTCGAAGGGAGGCGGATCCGTCAGGAGAGCTTGACATCGAAACTGGCCATTTCATAAAACATTAATTTTGGCGGTGGAAAAATGGGTTTTTTGGGCAAAATATTCGGAAGTACAAATAAGGAGGAAAAAACAATGTCAAAACTAAACATCGGAATTATTTTAGGAAGCACGCGTGATGGACGCGTTAGCCCGCAAGTTGGAGAATGGGTGAAAGGGATCGCTGACAAACGCGGGGATGCGAATTACGAAATCGTAGATATTGCTGATTTCAAATTGCCGTTTTTGGGCACAACCGATGGTACGGAGCCAGGAATTGCAGCGTGGAATGAAAAGCTTGCGAGCCTAGACGGATTTGTGTTTATCGTTCAAGAATACAATCACAGCATCACAGGCGCATTGAAAAACGCCATTGATTTCGCACGCGAAGCATGGAACAACAAGGCGGCAGGAATCGTAAGCTACGGGTCAACTGGCGGTGCTCGTGCAGCTGAACATCTGCGGGGAATCATGGGCGAATTATTGATTGCAGATGTTCGCGTACATCCGACATTGTCATTGTTTACAGATTTCGAGAACTTCTCTGTTTTCAAACCACAGGATTTGCATCTTGATAACGTGAATGCCATGCTGGATCAAGTAGTAGCATGGAGCGGTGCGTTAAAAGTATTGAGATAAAAACTTGAAATTATTTAGCCTGAGGGGACACGAATTATGAAGATATTGGTTACAGGTGCGACAGGAAAATTAGGGACAAAAATTGTTGAAACCTTATTGAAATCAGTGCCTGCGGATCAATTGGCTGTCAGTGTCCGCAATCCGGAGAAAGCAGAAGGATTCCGGACTCGCGGTGTGGAGGTTCGCCAAGGCGATTTTGACCACCCGGAAACATTGGATACTGCCTTGACAGGAATCGATCGCTTATTAATCATTTCTGCGGACGGGGACAATGAAACACGCATTCGGCAGCATACAAATGCGGTTGCAGCAGCTGAACGCGCTGGTGTTAAATTTATTGCATACACTAGCCTAGTTAACGCGAAAGAAAGCAAGATGTTCCTGTCTCCACCGCATAAGGCAACAGAAGAGGCGATTTTGAGAACAGGAATTCCATACTCCTTCTTGCGTAATAACTGGTACTTGGAAAATGAAATTTCAAGCATTCAAGGCGTCATGGCTGGAGCACCTTGGGTAACATCTGCCGGATCCGGCAAAGTCGGCTGGGCCCTTCAGCAGGAATATGCGGAGGCGGCTGCTGCTGTACTAGCTGGAGATGGTCACGAAAATACCGTCTACGAACTTTCAGGCAAGCTCATGACGCAGGAGCAATTTGTCTCCGCTCTTGGTGAAGTGTTAGGTAAAGACATACCTGTACAACAGGTTGACGACGAAGCCTACGCTGACATCATGAAAAGTGCAGGTGTTCCGGATTTCCTTGTTCCGTTTCTCGTAGGCATTCAACAAGGCATTCGAGAAGGCGGGCTAGAGGTCGAAAGCAATGATTTTGAGAAATTGCTCGGTCGCCCAGCTACGCCAGTCCGTGAAGCATTGACTCAAATCGTTAGCGGTATCCCGAACCCTAAGTAACATAGAACCCGAATTTAAACACCGGCCATTCCATCAAGAATGGCCGGTGTTTTTTGACTTCGCATGACGCTAGGTTGGTTACCCTTGTCGCAGCAGCGATCCATGCTACTCCAATTGAAGGTGACCGACAGGAGTACTATGGCATATCATGGTTTGAAAATGATGAACATCTTGTGTTATCTCATAGTGGGATCGAAAACGCAAATTTGATTGACATCACCTCATACGCTTTATCCGAACGTGGTTGGATATCTGCCGGAGCAAAAAGAAGTTCTGTTTTTTTATCCGCCCCTCATCAAATTGTATGTACACCGGACGGAAAAGTTGTTTGCACCAATACAGGGCGTAATGTAATAACGACCATTGATTGATCTAGACCAGGTTTCTTTCATGAAATCGGCTTAAGCTCAGAACGGTGGGATAGGCTATCCCCAGATGTCTACAGCGGAGATCATCTTAATTCTGTGTTCATCAAAGATGAAAAATTATATGTGATTGCCCACAGATTCAATAAAGGATCATGGCTGGGTGTATTTTCTTATCCAGGCATGCAGTTGTTGGAAATAGAAAACTTAGGACCAGCAACTGGCCTTCACAATATATGGATTACGATCAGGGCCAAAAAATTAGTTGTGATTCCAATAAAGGAACCTTAATCGACTTGGATGAGAAGACGCCTCTTTGGGTTTCAGGTGCCCCTATTTTTACAAGGGGGTTAGCTGCCCATGGAAATTACGTTGTAGTTGGTGAAAGCCAGCAAACAGGAAGAGATTTAAGACGTAGTTCTATGAGTGGATTATGGATTGTTGACCGTAATCAATGGAAAACAATTGATCACAAATAGTTGCATATTTAATTGAAAATAAGTTAATCCATAAGAGTACATGACGAGGGATTCAAAAAGCATAGAATGTAATTATTTTCTATTAATAGAATTATAATCTTGAATTTCGCAATTGTGTATGTTAAAATTAGAAACAAATAAATTTAGTATTTCCACCATACTTTAATCATAGACTATTCACCTCATAATTTACCCCATAAATACATCATGTTTGTATTCAAAACCAATTTTTCTAACCTTCCTCTATAAAGGCAATGATAAGACCATAAGAACTATTTATTACAAAATACCCTACAGCTCCCAATACATCTATCTTTTCTTTCAAATTATATTCATTGATCATTGCATGAATAGTAGGTTTATTGCATCCAATAAACAATAGAAAAGGTGAAAAGATGGCTAAAGAAGCAAAAAGTCAATATTCGTGGGGAAGTTTTTTCGAGCTAATTCATAAGTCGAAACCTCATGTAGGCCTCTTTATTGTGGCTTGTACCATAAGCTCTGCTAGCGCCATACTTTCCACATTTATTCCTAATGTCTTAAAGAATATCATCGATTCCTACTCCCTCTCAGGTAGTCTGAATCGAGGCGTTTTAATCGGTTTAGTAGCCATTTTTGTTTGTGTGACAATTACAGGTGTTCTATCAAGTTATTTATTGAGCAAGGTTGGCTTAACGGTTGTAGCTAATCTAAGAGGAATGACTTGGACGAAAATTGTGAAATTGCCAACAGCGTTTTTTGATAGAAACCAATCCGGGGATATAGCCAGTAGATTAGTTAGTGATACTACCGTGATATACAACTTGGTCACGCATTCATTTTCTACATTTATCAATGCTGTATTAACCATATTATTTTGTGGATTTTGGCTGTTCTATTATAGCTGGGAATTATCCTTAGTTATTGTAGCTGCGATTCCAATATTCCTGTTATTTTTTATTCCTTTAGGCCGAGCGTTATCCGAGCTTTCTAAAAAAACGCAAAAGTCAACTGGAAAATTGAATATTAGTGCGATTGAAATGATTTCCGAAAATAAGTTGGTTAAGTCTTTTACCGCTGAAAACTATCAAATCGATAAAGGATTAAAAAATATTAATGATCTCATGCAACTAGGTTTGAAGCAAGCCAAATGGTCAGCTACGGTAAATCCCTTCCTCAATATGATCATGTTAATTATTATTATGATCATTATTGGCTATGGCGGTGTCCAACTAGCGAATGGCCGTTTAACAGCGGGAACCTTTATCGCATTTTTAACCTTGATTTTTTATATTATCAATCCTATTTCTAACTTTGGTTTTTTCTTCTCTCAGTTGCAGAAAACCAAGGGGGCAACAGAACGAATTTTACAGCTGCTATCCGAGGAAGAAGAGAATATAAATGAGGGCAAGAGTTTAGATCTAAGCTGCAAAGACATTGAAATTAGAAATTTGAGCTTTAAGTATAACACTCAGGAAAATTTATCGTTTTCTTTAGAGGACATCACATTGAATATTAAGAGCGGGAATACTTATGCGTTAGTTGGCCCAAGCGGCAGTGGAAAAACGACGTTTGTTTCCTTGCTGGAGCGATTTTACAAACCAACCAGCGGAAGTATTTATATCGATGGTGAAAGTATAGAAAATTATTCATTGCATTCCTGGCGTTCTCAAATCGGTTATGTATCTCAGGAGCACAGTCTAATTACCGGGACGATAAGGGAGAATCTAATCTTTGGATTAGAACCGCAAGATGAGGCGAAAATTATTGAAGCTTGCGAAATGGCATATGCATGGGAATTCATAAGTCAGCTGCCTCATGGATTGGACACGCATATTGGCGAGCGAGGACTCCACTTATCCGGCGGACAAAGACAAAGAATTGCTATCGCAAGAATGTTCCTTAAAGATCCTAAACTCATTTTATTAGATGAAGCAACATCAAATTTGGACAGCCAGTCTGAGGAAAAAGTGCAATCTGCGATGAAGAAAATTATTGAGGGTAGAACCGCCATTGTAATAGCTCATAGATTATCTACGATTATGGACTCCGAATATATTATTTTTGTGGAAGATGGCAAGGTAACAGGCCAAGGAACCCACTATGAATTACAAAGAACTCATAAATTGTATCAGCAATTTTGTGAATTGCAATTTAGCGCACAATTACAATGAGGGAGGAGCAGCCATAATGGATAAAAACCATCTTTACTTTAAGTACGTAAATAATGATTCAAAATATTACGAGAAGCAGGCTGGCAACAAAACAGCTGAATTCACGGTAAACCATTTGTCTGAAGATTGTTTGATTAGAACAGAGGAAAATTCTCCTTGGAAAATTTATAGTTTTGCCAATAAAAAAATTAAGGATCAGGGCTGGAAGATTCATGTTAGTGCAACTATGGAAAATGCACAGCAAATTCTAGCGGACATAAGCCAAGTTTTAATCGAACGTAAAATGACCTTTAAGCATCTTCTTAATAAAACCTACTTACATAGTATTAACTCCAAAAATGGGAATAGAATAAGCTCCGGAAAATTCATAACGATATATCCTCCAACCGATGAAGAATTTTATGAATTACTTCATATTTTATATGACAAGGTTAAAGATCAAGAAAATGGGCCTTATATTCTAAGTGATAAATGCTGGAAAAATAGCAATATATACTATAGATATGGGGGATTTGTGAAAATTCCCAACGAAAAAGGCGAATTTTGCATCAAGGATCCCACAGGACAACTAATTCCGGATAATCGTACCCCTTATTATCAGGCGCCTGAATTTGTTAAAGATTTTGATCAATTTTTAGAGTTGAACAACCAGTTTTCTGATGCTGATGAAAATAATCCTAAGTTTAAACAATATAAATTCCAAAATGCGCTGCGATTTACCAATGGCGGCGGGATTTATATCGCTGAAAGAAATGAGGATAAACGAAAGGTAGTTATTAAAGAAGCAAGGCCAAAGGTAGGGCTAGACGGACAAAATAAAGATGCAATCGACAGGCTGCAAAAGGAATACGAAGCATTATCGAAGCTTGCGGATGTGAAAGGCGTAGTGAAGGTAGTTGATTATTTTAAATCGTGGAAGCATTTATTTCTAGTAGAAGAATATGTTGAAGGGATTGATATGAAAACGTGGATAGCTGCGAAATACCCCTTTCATCGCCATAAAGATAAAGAACAGTATATAAATGAAGTGAAACAAATCATCCTCCGTTTAATAGATATTGTTACCGAGATGCATCGTAAAAATGTTGGCATGGGAGATTTACAGCCAGCCAATATGATGATCACGAAGGATCTGGATGTGACACTTATTGATTTTGAGTCTGCCGATCACAAAGATCGTGAAGATAAGGCGGCAATTCATACGATGGGATTTTCGGATCATCAAAATATAAACCGCAAGGAACGAGACTGGTATGCAGTTAAAAAAATACTAAGATATTGTGTGTTACCTATAGGTCCGATAAGCAATATTGAGGAAAGTATAACCTCATATCACAATGAGTGGATTAAACAAGAATTTGGTAGTGAGTTCTACTTATTTCTCCGAGAAATCGAAAACAGATGTGACATCCATTTATCAGCAACAAAAGAGAAACAATATCAACCCATAGATTATGCTCAAAAAAAATGGTCAGATGAAATAAAATCGTTGATAGCAGGTCTAAGAGCGGGGATGTTGGCCAATCTAGTGCCAGATCAAGGTCTGATTCATGGTGATATTAGACAATATGAAATCGCTGGTGGAACAACGAATGTGCTTACTGGAGGGACTGGTGCGGCGCTGGCTTTGTTTAGAACAGGAAATGTGGATAAACAAGTGATCCATTGGATTGAACAACATTTCATTCATAACATTCATTCTGAACAATCTGAATTACAGGGACGAGGACTGTTTACTGGCAAAGCAGGTATTGCTGCAACACTGTATGAATTAGGTTATAAAGACAAAGCTTTAGAATTATTTAGCAATTTAACTGGTAATAACGATGATATTTCATTAAGGTCAGGCTTGGCGGGGATTGGGCTTGCTTTAATCAGTTTATATTTTGAAGAAAACGATGATCAATATTTAAAGCAAGCTGAATCGATTGCAAGTCATATTATGCATTTTTTAAGAGATAATAGAAGTTTAACCGTTTCCGACTGGGCTGCTGATCCTGTTGGGCTGATCGATGGATGGTCAGGTGTATCGTTGTTTTTTACAGCAATGTATGCGGTTACGAGGAATACGACTTTTTATGTGGTGGCACAAGAGCTAGTAGGACTTGATTTAAAAAATGCCCACATTGACGAGGACTTGCATGTTCTGCAAATCATGAATGATCGAAAATTGTTGATTCCTTATTTATCAGGTGGATCTATAGGAATTGGAGTAGCGATTTGGTATCTGAATCATGTGAGTGGCCAGAAGCATTATCAGGACGAATTCAAATTAATAGTTAATTTGAATCATATAAGATGTACATTCACTGGGGGATTATTTGATGGGGCGGGCGGTTTTTTACTGATACCACCTCTGCTGGATGATACTTATGAAATGATTGAAGCTCACAAAAAGCAAGCCATTGATCGATTAAATTTGTTCCTTATTTTCAAAGAAAACCATTGTTTATTTCCAGGAAACTTCTGTTATCGCTTATCTGATGATTTATATTCTGG from Paenibacillus woosongensis includes the following:
- a CDS encoding GyrI-like domain-containing protein, whose protein sequence is MNLNEIVETYNCKRKAFILIGFSGQSMEEEKHLFRKLNERMNEITNSTNKLQYLVVSGKYPTPFVGAEVTDSQNVPEGMNALTIPAEEYVAFKFKKEHVGDFWENVCTIDNQERYQIDLSKPRFEIFKPDQQNTELLEWFIPTNTNSIIRD
- a CDS encoding NADPH-dependent FMN reductase; its protein translation is MGFLGKIFGSTNKEEKTMSKLNIGIILGSTRDGRVSPQVGEWVKGIADKRGDANYEIVDIADFKLPFLGTTDGTEPGIAAWNEKLASLDGFVFIVQEYNHSITGALKNAIDFAREAWNNKAAGIVSYGSTGGARAAEHLRGIMGELLIADVRVHPTLSLFTDFENFSVFKPQDLHLDNVNAMLDQVVAWSGALKVLR
- a CDS encoding SDR family oxidoreductase; translation: MKILVTGATGKLGTKIVETLLKSVPADQLAVSVRNPEKAEGFRTRGVEVRQGDFDHPETLDTALTGIDRLLIISADGDNETRIRQHTNAVAAAERAGVKFIAYTSLVNAKESKMFLSPPHKATEEAILRTGIPYSFLRNNWYLENEISSIQGVMAGAPWVTSAGSGKVGWALQQEYAEAAAAVLAGDGHENTVYELSGKLMTQEQFVSALGEVLGKDIPVQQVDDEAYADIMKSAGVPDFLVPFLVGIQQGIREGGLEVESNDFEKLLGRPATPVREALTQIVSGIPNPK
- a CDS encoding ABC transporter ATP-binding protein produces the protein MAKEAKSQYSWGSFFELIHKSKPHVGLFIVACTISSASAILSTFIPNVLKNIIDSYSLSGSLNRGVLIGLVAIFVCVTITGVLSSYLLSKVGLTVVANLRGMTWTKIVKLPTAFFDRNQSGDIASRLVSDTTVIYNLVTHSFSTFINAVLTILFCGFWLFYYSWELSLVIVAAIPIFLLFFIPLGRALSELSKKTQKSTGKLNISAIEMISENKLVKSFTAENYQIDKGLKNINDLMQLGLKQAKWSATVNPFLNMIMLIIIMIIIGYGGVQLANGRLTAGTFIAFLTLIFYIINPISNFGFFFSQLQKTKGATERILQLLSEEEENINEGKSLDLSCKDIEIRNLSFKYNTQENLSFSLEDITLNIKSGNTYALVGPSGSGKTTFVSLLERFYKPTSGSIYIDGESIENYSLHSWRSQIGYVSQEHSLITGTIRENLIFGLEPQDEAKIIEACEMAYAWEFISQLPHGLDTHIGERGLHLSGGQRQRIAIARMFLKDPKLILLDEATSNLDSQSEEKVQSAMKKIIEGRTAIVIAHRLSTIMDSEYIIFVEDGKVTGQGTHYELQRTHKLYQQFCELQFSAQLQ
- the lanKC gene encoding class III lanthionine synthetase LanKC, producing MDKNHLYFKYVNNDSKYYEKQAGNKTAEFTVNHLSEDCLIRTEENSPWKIYSFANKKIKDQGWKIHVSATMENAQQILADISQVLIERKMTFKHLLNKTYLHSINSKNGNRISSGKFITIYPPTDEEFYELLHILYDKVKDQENGPYILSDKCWKNSNIYYRYGGFVKIPNEKGEFCIKDPTGQLIPDNRTPYYQAPEFVKDFDQFLELNNQFSDADENNPKFKQYKFQNALRFTNGGGIYIAERNEDKRKVVIKEARPKVGLDGQNKDAIDRLQKEYEALSKLADVKGVVKVVDYFKSWKHLFLVEEYVEGIDMKTWIAAKYPFHRHKDKEQYINEVKQIILRLIDIVTEMHRKNVGMGDLQPANMMITKDLDVTLIDFESADHKDREDKAAIHTMGFSDHQNINRKERDWYAVKKILRYCVLPIGPISNIEESITSYHNEWIKQEFGSEFYLFLREIENRCDIHLSATKEKQYQPIDYAQKKWSDEIKSLIAGLRAGMLANLVPDQGLIHGDIRQYEIAGGTTNVLTGGTGAALALFRTGNVDKQVIHWIEQHFIHNIHSEQSELQGRGLFTGKAGIAATLYELGYKDKALELFSNLTGNNDDISLRSGLAGIGLALISLYFEENDDQYLKQAESIASHIMHFLRDNRSLTVSDWAADPVGLIDGWSGVSLFFTAMYAVTRNTTFYVVAQELVGLDLKNAHIDEDLHVLQIMNDRKLLIPYLSGGSIGIGVAIWYLNHVSGQKHYQDEFKLIVNLNHIRCTFTGGLFDGAGGFLLIPPLLDDTYEMIEAHKKQAIDRLNLFLIFKENHCLFPGNFCYRLSDDLYSGSAGIILGLQGILESNPLYWLPIININQFVTKTRYMNTPLVT